From the Methanocaldococcus fervens AG86 genome, the window GGTTTGTTTGTTTAGCTCTTGTTCTTATTGGTTTTTGTCCTGTTAATTCTTCCATGACTTGAGCTCCTTTTGTTAATCTATCTCCACTCTCACCTACTCCAAAATTAACAACAACTTTTTCAATTCTTGGTTTTAACATCGGATTCTTTTGCCATAATTCCTCAAAGCTCATGTTTCTCCCTCATATTTTGAATTTTTATAATTTGATAATTGGCTCTTCATCTCCAACAACGAAGACATAATCCTTAACTGTTTTGAACTTATCTCCTTCTAAGTTTTCTAATGTAACGATATCTGGGTAGATTCCTCTCTTTTCAATATCAACGATTCTTGCAAAGTCTCCAATGTGTTTTCCTCCTGTAATGTAAGCTAATTTACCAACTTCAAATGGTATGTGAGCTTTAATTTCTTGCTCTGGGATTGATATTAATAAAGTGTCTCCTGTTTTGTAAACATCTTCCTCTGCCTTTGTAGGGTCTGAAACTTTTATAACGATATTTCTTCCATCGTGTAAGTTTAATTGGATGTGTCCTCCTTTAATAACTGTCTTGTTTTTGATTTTACATAATTTTACATCTGGATTTTCTGTTGGTTTTAATTTAACTCTTCCTTTTCTATCAAAGAGAACTCTGTAATTTTCATTTGCATCTGGTAATGAAACAACATCCATTAATCCAACTGGAAGCTTTTCTTCCTTTCTAACTCTCCCATCAACTAAGACCTTACCCATCTTAATAATTTTCTTTGCCTCTCTTGCGTTGTCAGCATATTTTAAAATGTCTCTAACGATTAACAGCAATGGTATTGACTCACTCATTGGGTGTGCTCCTGGTAATGGTCTAACTGTAAATTTGTGAACTTTTCTTGGTAACTCCCATCTAACTGGAGCTGCTAATCTTTTTAAATGTCTTTTTGGACCTTTTTTTGCCATTCTTTCACCCTTTATTCACTCTTAATGTGTTTGAATCTTTTTTCATCTTTGTCATACAACTTAATAATCATAACATTTGATGGATGGATTGGGTATGGAACTTCTTTTCCATCTTGTCTTTTGTTGTTAGCTCCTTCAACATAAATTCTGTATCTCTTTAAATCAACTTTTGTAACCTCTCCTTCCAAGCCCTTAAAGTCCCCTCTCATTATTCTAACAACATCTCCCTTCCTAACTGGAATAGCGTTTTTACCTAACTTTTCCTTCAACTCCTTTGATAACATTGCGGACATGACTTTTTTTCTCAAGTGGAGAGGTGCATTAAATAATGCTTTTCTTTGTTTTCTTGGTTGTTTTGACCTTGTGAAAGCCATATTTTTCACCTTTTTAAATTGATTTATACAATTATCTTAGCAATTCTTGCAATACCTGGCCATCTTTCGGCTGCTTCTTTTGCTACAGGACCTTTAATATCTGAACCTTTTGGGTTTCCGTCAGGTGTTACTATAACAACTGCATTATCTGCAAATTTAACTCTTGTTCCATCTGGTCTTCTAATCTCTTTTTTCTGTCTAATAACAACTGCTGGTAAAACCTGTTTTCTCATGTCTGGTGTTCCTTTTTTGACTGTAACTATTACAATGTCTCCAACTCTTGCTGTTGGTAATCTCTTTGCAACCCCTTTGTAGTTTCTTACAGCTATGATTTCAACTTCCTTAGCCCCGGTGTTGTCAGCACAGATGCATCTTGCTCCAACTGGCAATCCTCTTACAGGTTTTGAACCAATTGCTTTCATATTTTTCACCTTTTTTTGATAATTTATTCTTCACCTTTAACCTCATCAACTCTTCCCAATTTTTCAACTACAACGAATGCCTTTGTTTTACTTATTGGTCTGCACTCCATAACTCTTACAATGTCTCCAACTTTTGCGTTTATGCATGGTGGGTTGTGAGCTGCTAATTTTGTTGTTCTTCTCTCGTATCTTTCATACTTTCTGAGGTATTTTACAACCTCTCTTTTGATAATAACTGTTTTTTGTGGCTTGTCGCTAACAACTACTCCAACAAAGCTTTGCCCTCTTACTGGCAAAGTTCCGTGGAATGGGCAGTTTTTATCATCACATTCTACTTCTGGAGCTTTAACTGGAATTCCAATATTTTTTGCTACCATGTTTTTACCTCCTTATTCATTATGGATTTGATTTTAACAGCATGAAGTTACAGATGTTAGATTCAAAATTTGTTTATAGAGAAGGTGGCTACTAATAAATAGAAACCTATATATTACTTTAACGGTTGGGGCAAAAATAAGGCTTTTCAAAATATTGTTAAGTTTATGGCAACATTAAGCTTAAAAACACTTAATAGGGATAGAGTATCTTTATCTTTCTTTTTAATCGCTCCTCTGGCCTCCCTATTAGTAATCTTCCGTCAACCTTCACTTTGCATCCCTTTAGTTGGAAAAGAAATACTGCAACGTCCTTTGGAATCCTCACTTCTTTTCCGTCCTCTTTCTCTATCACTAGAGTATTCCTCGTCTCATCTACTACTTTTCCTTTAATCCCTATCATCGCTTTGTTCTTTGCTTCAACGATCTCTACTTTAAGCCCTATAAGCTCATGCCTAAGAATATTATGAGGAGTGATCATGATGCCCCAACCGTTTTACGGGGACGGGGTGTGCCGTTTCGGCATCCGCGTCCCCTTTTTATTTCCAAAATTTCAAAAATAATAATTAAATTAAATTATCTAACTTCAATTGAATCTCTTGAGAAGCCCATTTTAACGAGTTCTTCAGCAACCTTTTTTCTATGGTCTCCCTGAAGTTCAATAGCATCTCCCTTAACAGTCCCTCCACAAGCACAGATATCCTTTAATTTTTTGGCAAGCTCTTTTAAGTCAATAACGCTTGTATCAAATCCTTCAACTATTGTCATTAATTTACCAAATCTTCTTTTTGTAACATATATTTTTATCTTTTGTTCTTCTTTAGCTATTTCCTCACAAACACATAGTTCTTTTGGTAATCCACATCTTGGACAAATTTCTGGCATCACTGCACCTCTGTATTTTATGTGCATTTAAGTAATTGATTATATGTAAATAATGTTTAGGTAGGGTATTTAAATTTTTCCTTTAATGTTTTGGTTGATTTCTGTCAATTTATTGTGAAGCCATTCTTTTCTTTTCATTCATTATTGTTAATATTCTTGCTATTGTTCTTCTAATTTCTCTCATTCTTCCTGGATTTGAAGGAGCACCAGCAACTGCCTTACTTGCTCTCTCTTTTAACAATTCTCTTTTTAATTCTACGAGTTTTTCTTTTAATTCATCTATTGACATTTCTCTTAACTCACTTGCTCTTAATATAGCCATAATATCTCACCTTATTGTTCCTCTTCAACTACATGTTTAACTTCTTCATCTTTAATTATAATTTCGTCTGGCAATAAGACATCTGGTCTCATGATTTTTACTGTAACTCCTATAACTCCTGGCTTTGTTTTTGCAATTGCTCTTCCTTTATCAACAAGTTCTTCAGCAGGTTCTCCACAGTGTTTCATGTATCCAGCCATGAACTTTTCTGTTCTTGCTCTCTCTCCGGTTAATTTACCTGAGATGATGACTATAACCCCCTTAGCTCCAGCGTTCATAACTCTTCTTACAGCAGTGTGTCCAACTCTTCTAAAGTGCAATCCTCTCTCTAATGACTGTGCAACTTTTTGTGCAACAACTTGAGCATCTAAATCTGGATTCTCTACTGGCTTAACATCAATTTGTGGTTTTTCAACACCAAATTCTTCAGCCAATGTTTTTGTTAATTCTCTGATTCTGCTACCTCTTCTACCTATGACGAAACCAGGTTTTTCAGCATATATTGTGATTTTTGTTCCTATAGGTGTTTTTCTTATATCGCAGTGGCTGTATCCTGCTCTACTCAACTCCTTCTTGAAGTACTCATCGATTAACAATTTTGTGGTATTTTCTTTAACAAATGTTCTTTCTATCATGGATCTCCACCTTTATCTTTATTTTAGTGGTATTCTTCTAAGATAACTTGTATGTGGACTGTCTCTTGGAACTTAGGTGTAGCTCTACCAAATGCTCTTGGCATGTATCTTTTGATTGTTATTCCTTTGTTTGTTGAGATGTGCTTTATTCTCAACTTCTCAGTGTTTAAACCTTTGTATTCAGCATTTGCTTTTGCGTAGTTTAATATCTTTAAGATTGCCTTAGCTGCTTTAACTGGGTATCTACCAGCAGGCCAGCCGAGTTTACCTTTTCTGTGCCCTACTTTCTTGCAATGTCTTCTGAATAATACAGGTCTTCTCATTGCAATTACATCTTCTAAAAACTTTATAGCTTCATCTAATTTCATTCCATTTATTGATTTACATATCTCTCTTGCATGTTTTCTTGATATTGGAATGTTCCTTCCCATAGCCTTTGCGGTTTTTTCAGGATTGACTTGTATTTTGTATTTTAATTTGGCCATTATTATCACCTTTAAATAATCATAATAAACTGCGTTAATCTCAAGTGTTATTTTCTGTTTGTGGTGTTTATATAATTTAATTAATAGTATCAGCAACGGTCGAGATTTTAGAATGTAAGAATATAGAATTTTTA encodes:
- a CDS encoding 50S ribosomal protein L14, whose product is MKAIGSKPVRGLPVGARCICADNTGAKEVEIIAVRNYKGVAKRLPTARVGDIVIVTVKKGTPDMRKQVLPAVVIRQKKEIRRPDGTRVKFADNAVVIVTPDGNPKGSDIKGPVAKEAAERWPGIARIAKIIV
- a CDS encoding 30S ribosomal protein S3; the encoded protein is MIERTFVKENTTKLLIDEYFKKELSRAGYSHCDIRKTPIGTKITIYAEKPGFVIGRRGSRIRELTKTLAEEFGVEKPQIDVKPVENPDLDAQVVAQKVAQSLERGLHFRRVGHTAVRRVMNAGAKGVIVIISGKLTGERARTEKFMAGYMKHCGEPAEELVDKGRAIAKTKPGVIGVTVKIMRPDVLLPDEIIIKDEEVKHVVEEEQ
- the rnp1 gene encoding ribonuclease P protein component 1; amino-acid sequence: MITPHNILRHELIGLKVEIVEAKNKAMIGIKGKVVDETRNTLVIEKEDGKEVRIPKDVAVFLFQLKGCKVKVDGRLLIGRPEERLKRKIKILYPY
- the rplX gene encoding 50S ribosomal protein L24; this encodes MAFTRSKQPRKQRKALFNAPLHLRKKVMSAMLSKELKEKLGKNAIPVRKGDVVRIMRGDFKGLEGEVTKVDLKRYRIYVEGANNKRQDGKEVPYPIHPSNVMIIKLYDKDEKRFKHIKSE
- the yciH gene encoding stress response translation initiation inhibitor YciH encodes the protein MPEICPRCGLPKELCVCEEIAKEEQKIKIYVTKRRFGKLMTIVEGFDTSVIDLKELAKKLKDICACGGTVKGDAIELQGDHRKKVAEELVKMGFSRDSIEVR
- the rplV gene encoding 50S ribosomal protein L22, with the translated sequence MAKLKYKIQVNPEKTAKAMGRNIPISRKHAREICKSINGMKLDEAIKFLEDVIAMRRPVLFRRHCKKVGHRKGKLGWPAGRYPVKAAKAILKILNYAKANAEYKGLNTEKLRIKHISTNKGITIKRYMPRAFGRATPKFQETVHIQVILEEYH
- a CDS encoding 30S ribosomal protein S17, producing the protein MVAKNIGIPVKAPEVECDDKNCPFHGTLPVRGQSFVGVVVSDKPQKTVIIKREVVKYLRKYERYERRTTKLAAHNPPCINAKVGDIVRVMECRPISKTKAFVVVEKLGRVDEVKGEE
- the rpmC gene encoding 50S ribosomal protein L29, producing MAILRASELREMSIDELKEKLVELKRELLKERASKAVAGAPSNPGRMREIRRTIARILTIMNEKKRMASQ
- a CDS encoding 30S ribosomal protein S4e, whose protein sequence is MAKKGPKRHLKRLAAPVRWELPRKVHKFTVRPLPGAHPMSESIPLLLIVRDILKYADNAREAKKIIKMGKVLVDGRVRKEEKLPVGLMDVVSLPDANENYRVLFDRKGRVKLKPTENPDVKLCKIKNKTVIKGGHIQLNLHDGRNIVIKVSDPTKAEEDVYKTGDTLLISIPEQEIKAHIPFEVGKLAYITGGKHIGDFARIVDIEKRGIYPDIVTLENLEGDKFKTVKDYVFVVGDEEPIIKL